A segment of the Necator americanus strain Aroian chromosome IV, whole genome shotgun sequence genome:
AGTTTCCTCTCTGTGTACGATTTCTAAGCACCTCAATTGAATTTCAACGTATGgaaggacatttttttttcatttttaatgaattaatctatttcttcatcttcaagaATAGATGTGTTCAGCGTCGGGATCCCATGATGCTTTTCCCATGATATTACGCGCGTGAACTTTTTTTATGTGTAGAAATCTCTTACTActtgaaattttgttgatttgtttatGGTCGTGGCGTGATTCTAATACATACATGGTCCCGTGAAGCCATGCACTCATTTTATCGTCTCGGCTGCTTTTTATGATGATTTATCTCTAATCTTTCCAAAATAATGGTTTATCTTCGAAAAAGAAGCGGTGAAATCTCTTACAATTAACTCTGAACAGATTcctacaaatttttctttgccaCGCTTCAGGTTAGAATGGTGGGACCTTCGTTTAACTAATGAATCGTCCATGTGAattcaaacaaataatgaaattccTGTACAGAATTAAATAACATGAtgcatattattttatttgttaaattATCCATATTTTACTCGCGTACTCATAGAAATTGTCAATGCTAACAATGAAAGCAGATCAAGATCAATGAGTACTGAATTCAATCGATTCAGGCATGTACGTTGTTTTGTATattatgtacgtatgtatttGTGTGACAGCCACCGTGACTGTATTTCCCTTATGGTACTTTATGCTTACGAAACAGTTTCTACATGCAAATGTTCGGTGAGTTTTCTTCTCCGTTTTTCCAGCTGCGACcaagatgggaccatcgctagttCCACTTCGACAGTGGAGTAGAATGGTGCTGGTGACGGTACGGCCTCAGCTCCACCTCAGCTCTTCGAGCGCACTCCAGTTCCACCTCAgctcttcgagcgcagccgtttacgcagcCGAACTGCGTCGTCCTCATCGGAATAGATTGTCACGTCAAAATCACCTGAACCCCGGCCCAgatgcgtaggcggctgcgctcgatgtTTCGCGGTGGGACCTTTGCTTGTTTACGCAGTTTGACTGGAGCTACCGACGGACCCAGCTTGAGTTTCGAATCGTTTTGATGTGAGTATACCTGGTGATGCACTAAGTGGTCCCAGTTTCTCTctacctttttattttttttgttcggcaGAAAGCATATCTTGATCAGCAATGTAGTCAAGAAAATAACCAATGACTTTCGttcatcgatcgatcgaatAGATTGTGGCTTCCATCAGCGGGGAACTTATCCGCTTGCTCTAGTTGGACAGCGAGAGAGAGAGTCTCTAGAAAGATATGTAGGATCCAGGCGCTCCCGTaattgcaccacaagtcaGGGCGTTTGGAGGCGCTCGTATGTATATGCGATCAAAATGGATCTTCccttttttacagaaaactgTAAACGCATATTGCAGATATTCGGAAGGatccaacaatttttcttattactgaACTCCTAGGACTTCTTTCCATCTCTACTTCTAAAGCTCTTCCCGAGAAACAGTTTAGCAGCTGATGcctgaaaaaaacttgaaaaaagataTGGGATCCATCCTACCTCAAAACTTGCTTcttctgaaataatttttttagtggCTAACAGAACTAACTGTGATCCAAGTTAGTGAAAGCAGCTTATCACGAAACTAATGTTATTGGGGTTTCCATGTGGAAGTATAGAATTCCAGATTATAAATatgagcgtggctccgctcaatttctccttatcgtcatgaaaaaaacagcattcgtTCTCACCAGGTACGGTGGAGGAATGCGCCAACCCTGttcacgcgccgcatccacgagcgagcggtcagaAATCAATGTGCTTCcttcaacagcctattcaagtaaaaccaacgaataagCTGCTAAGGGAACCGTTGGGTGTGAaggggtggcgcgttctaacgaaCCTCACATGAGTTGGAGCGGTTCTCACGCCACATTTTAGAACGATtaggatgattttttttcaaacttggaCTATTTATCACTCGATTTGAGTAAATAGATTGTGATAAGATATAAATAATGTTCAACAAATCTAAAGAAGAATACAATGAGGACATCTAGCTGAtctgcaataaaaaaagaaaaaaaaaattaaaaaggatgAATTGAGCGGTGCTACTGGTCTTATTCGTGATCTATGTACAATCCggactctatttttttctatggagTCCACACTACGACAATCTCCAGACACTCTGTCTTAACTTGCGGTTACAGTGCATCTTCCGCACAGACTCCCTTTTTGAGTTGATTTGCAAGCTGGTATCAAATTTAAACTATCGTACTTATGAACGTGCACAAGGACCTTTATGTGGTGCACAATGGTTCCTTAAAAAATGTTACGTCAACTATAAACTGCTAAGTACACGAGATTATCGCGCTAGGTTCTGTTAATTGTGGGGTGTTCAGCTAGAATAGTATACCTCAAACTGAACCTATTTTCCGTTTAGAACTCTCATGTTGCTGACCACGTGCGCCGGTCAATTTAtatgtttacttgtttatatTCGCACATTTCAAGAGGTATTTCATTTTGATGTACTGGTGAGTTTCTTATTTATACAGTAAAAATAATTGGCAGTGTTACATTACACAGAACAATTTATGTACAAGTGATGGAGAATTCGAGACTTTTTCTCTAGATCACTTCTGAGTGTGTAATCGAACTCCGTCTTGTTTTTTACCTTCCTTGCCTGCCTGCCTGGacataaaattcaaattaattgttagttagaaataaattaattgtttTCGGGTGGTAAAACAGTTattccattaaaggcatcaccccacgaatctgaggtggtgcagatttcaggtggagtattcgtatacgggatgggagactacggagagggaggtgattccgtccatttcttgctaattgccgtaaaaaacggcctggaagatgcggcgccgcacaagactggcgcgctccaatcgaacctcttgtacaaaatggtgcgacaaaacgaatgaagccgtatcttccgggccgttttttacggcaattaggaagaaatatagaagaaataagaaatatagaaaaatcaccctctctccgtagtctcccacactgtatacgaatactccacctgaaatctgcaccacctcagattcgtggggtgatgcctttaataagagGCACGCAgatttttcaggttttttttccgtagaCATCATTTTATATGTGcgtaaaaacaaaatcatatTAGACCTCCGCATTGGGAATTGCGCTTATGTTTTCTAGTTATGCTAACGAGGTTATGCTTTTGTTCGTAGCACTCTTTGAGtttataagattgtcccaTATACACTTTATTAACATTATCCAGATACCAATAATTAAGGGTATTGCACAGtacgtagatctcattcgcctgaAGGATTCGTTTTTTAAACGCTCGCAGACACCAAACTctgagttaaaggcagcataccacgaatctgaggtggtacggatttcaggtggagtgtccgtatacggggtcgtagattatggagaccgtggtggttccgctcatctctccctgaatcgcTGCAAACAAGCCGGgctctgaatgctgttttgtacgatgtcttctattgcagcgcgccacccttgcacgcgtggCGTCCCCTACTGCCTATcagggcagtccgaattgattttcgacgaatcgcaggacggaggcggcgcaaggggtggggTGTTGCAGTAGATATCGTCGTACAacacagcattctggaggtggctgtttgtagtgatgcagagagaggtgagcggaaccaggTTTACAATGAACCAACAAATATTGTTACATTGTTAGTTCCTCGAAATTACAATATTCTCGCAAATTGACAATTTGAAGATCTTGTGATAATTTGGCTAATCCTGTATTGTTGCATTTGAACAAAAGATTttgtctacaaaaaaaaatctacaaagtgaaaaaaaccatatctcactactttttttttaggatactTCACTATGGGGGATGTATGGTTGCACGCTATTTGATTTTGGAAATCTTTTTATGTGTGTGGAACGAGCAGTTGCTGTATTGGCTGTATCTAAATACGAGAAATTCATGTCGAAATCAATAACTATCGGCATAGTTATAGTAACGGTTagaattaattttgaattgtcatttcaaagaaaaaaaaaagaagatgaaagcaACGTAGCAGTCGGACGTAACTTCACATATTGCCAACCTGTTTTTCTTACAGGTTTCCATTTCAATTGGAGCAGGAGCAATTCTGAATGCTGTCACATCAGTCAACGACATGTTTTCAACATTCCTATTCAACCTTGTTTATTCTTTACTTTGTCTGAGCGTAAGTGAATCGTCTAAGTTCCATTTCAATGCTTGAACAATgcaattcttcttttgaagacaactttttttttaacttatatattcgaagttaaaggcatcacctcacgaatctgaggtggtacggatttcacgtggagtattcgtatacggtgtcatagattatggagagaattcCGAGAAGAgataattccgtccatttcttcctaattgccgtaaaaaacggcccggaagatgcggcgtatCGGCACACgcctggcgtgctccaatcgaactccttgtggaaaatagcgcaccagaacgctcgaagccgtatcttccggggcgttttttacgtTCTTGAAATACTACTTTTctaggcaattaggaagaaatgggcagaatcacccttttctccataatctacgatcccgtatacgaatactccacctaaaatccgtaccacctcagattcgtggggtgatagcgctttaaaggcatcaccccacgaatctgaggtagtgcagatttcaggtggagtattcgtatacgggatgggagactacggagagggaggtgattccgtccatttcttgcaaattgccgtaaaaaacggcccggaagatgtggcgccgcacaagactggcgcgctccaatcgaaccccttgtgcagaatggtgcgccaaaacgaatgaagccgtatcttccgggccgttttttacggcaattaggaagaaatgggcggaatcaccctcttctccgtagtctcccatcctttatacgaatactccacttgaaatctgcacctccttagattcgtgagatgatgcctttaacgtaaTGGTGATAGTCCTTAGGCCCAAGGAGCATCATAGAGGACTATCACCACCATGTTAACTTCAAATCCGAATCGTCTGAGATTTACGTACACTTGTCTAGCGTATGGAATCACTGGTGGGAATCAGCCgctgtatcaagtcagtggttttatcccccagacaagtcaggtaccaatttatcgaccctggagggatgaaaggcttagtttgcGCTACGACGGATCCGAATCTTGGATCTTGCAGACACAGCGGACTtctttccccccccccccccccactaaaaaaaataaaaaaaaagaaaaaaaaaaaaaaggggaaggTTTTTTTgggtttaaaagaaaaaatttttttaattttttttttttttttttcctccccccggggttttttttcccgaatccagaatgcttttaaaaaatgaattgcTCACTTAGGCTTAATGTACAATTTAAATAACACCTTAGTCGAACACCAACCGAGTCGACTAATTCACGGATTGTCGATTCCTACAAGAGTAATTACCCTTAGCTTAATTTGTTGAAATCCAGTCTGGAGaaggtttaaaaaaacggGGAACGAACATCTTGACATACcgcaatttttctaaaatggaAGGCAGATCTGAGTCAACGCTCTACACTTCGCCTTTGCCCCTGGCTGATGAGCAAAGAGTTCATCTCTCCAAATGGAGCCTACGATCCATAAAAATCATACCCTTATTCGCCaattaaagccatcaccccgcaaatctgcggtggtgcggatttcagagggagagttcctatacgacgaaatagattatggagaggagggtgattccgtccattttcgtccctaattgcggtaaaacacggcccggaagatatggcgcgtgcacaaggctggcgcgctctaacggcactcattgtggaaaatagcgcgccggaacgctcgaagccgtattttccgggccgtttttcacagaagttaggaataaaaaaaacaaaatcacccttctcttcgtaatctacaacttcgtataggcataacccacttgaaatccTCACCACCCCAGATTGGTGATGAATTTAACAAGCCACTTGCATCTCTGACCTCACCTCGATCGCAGCGTAATTACATCAGGTTTCAGGTCGTTTCAATAAGTAAGTGTaagtttcaaagaaataagtaGATATAGGTTTCCTGTGAAACAATCACCGTACCCTTCTTAAGcttatacgaaaaaaaaagaagatattgGTGAGATGGAAGAAGTGTGCGGTCTGAAGAcaggaaattcttcaaatcaCAACTGAAGAGCTTTTTCAGAACATTTTAATGAAACATTAATGTTTCAGATAACTACCGCTATTCGCCTTTATAGAAGAAACTCTGGTCGGGTGACTCAGATTGCTTCACTTCGGaagaagtaaaatttttcgttaattttgttctatttcagCATACTcccatttatttttcaggtTCCAAGACAAGGAAAATGGTCGAACATTACCTGTTTATACGTTTGTTTCATTAAATGAACTATTCTCAACCGCTGCCACTTTTCTTACTGTTGCTTTCTATGAAAAAGTAATAGGAATCACTTCTGGAAATCTCCCCTATCTGCTGATCATCCTTAGAATGGTACAGCGTTCATGAATTGTGTGAGAAGAGTATAATTTATCAGCTAATATTTATCTCCTTACCATTACAGTATATGGCGTATCGTATCTTATTTATCAACATAGTAATTCTATATAATCGTTTTTCATATGGACAGCAACTTAAAAAGAGCCCAATAAACGACTACTCTAATCGTAACTATTTTGGTGATCTGAATAAGTCTTGGAATGCGGCCGTCGACATCCATTCTGtttaaaatccatgaaaacatacgtttaatgttgttttgtttaccATTTGTAGTTTTACTAATAAAGACACTGCTATAAGTGATTCTTCTATTTGTTCTACTATACTATCTTGAAATATTGCAATCGTTTATATTTCCTTGTGGGACCCATATTTTCGAAGAGTTAAGAAGCTATCTTCGTTTACAGTCCGGTAAACACAACGTGCTCACTGTGTAATATCGCGGAAACGGTTATGTATAGGACGGACTGGAACCAATTGTTGAGGTTCTGGCTACCAGCGTTAAGCTACTAGGTCCCACAACGAAACATTGCTCAAGCACAGTTACAAGAtgacgagatcctgtcacgtGAAGTCACAGGCGCGCGAATATCGAGAGCCAGCTTGTTAGGAACAGATTATACGACGGGTAGTaaatctgtgaaagatgtgctACTTGTTCTTACGGAAAAAACAGAGGACTGCGCCCAAATGAGAGGCAGGGATGGAAGGGCGTGAGAGATATGAGATTTGGAAAGCTGAAAGATTTGGAAAGTGAAAGCTTGATTACACCACTCGGAAGAAATACATATATGGGACCCGCAGCGGAAACTAATATGACGTGAACTGCGATATATTGGGCCTCGAAACAAAAATATCGGGAAGGAAGATGTTGGAGACGTTTTGGATTCTTGAAAGAAGCTCTTCAACCTAAACTAGAAATGAATggttgtcgataacgaatgaatTCTTggcacttgtaccgctctgtgacctataacttACTAAAATTGTGTGTGTAGAACAAATCgcctatatcgtcgctggtgatccacACACAGCAATACCAATTGTCTGGTATATGGAGCAGCAATAGGTGCTTGCTACCAGCAGCCACACATCTCTGGTGGAACACTTCGTGCTTGAcgttgacttacttgacttaaaggcgtcaccccacgaatctggggtggtacgggtttcaggcgcgttatgcctatacggggttgtagattgtggataagagggtgatttcgttcatctctttctaatcgccgtaaaaaacgacccgaaagATAAGGCTTCAAGCGATCTGGGGCGCTGTTGTCCAAGAAGAGTTGTatttgagcgcgccagccctgtgcacgcgccgcatcttccgggccgttttttttacggcgatcaggaagagatgaagggagtcaccctcttccccacaatctacgaccccgtataggtataacccacTTCAAACCctcaccaccccagattcgtgatgtaATGCCTTTGATCGGCGGGCTGATATCATGGCCTGAGGCGATTCCCGCATCTTCGTCGAGGtctgccgtccttgaacatagttCTGCTCAACCATCTCAATCTTCTACGAGAGCTTGCACGGAATCAACTAGTTCGTCACTATTCCGTACGTAAAACTATCTTCAACTAATAGCTTAAACATTCTCGGTGTCTTGAAACTTCAACAGActtttgtctattttttctagTAGTGTTattacgaggtttttagatggaacctttattagTTTGACTTTTCCGCCTTTTCGTAAACAAaatttccatctaaaaacctcgtagacACACTATTAGAAAACAATGTTTTCAATGTATGTGGCCACCGTTTTCATTACTTTAAACGATTATTGGaacactaaaaataaaaacacatagaaatactattatagaaatataaaacgTGAAGAAAATCATCTCCTGTGACAAGCAGAGAATTGATAGAAGTCCGAGATCGTGGAATATGACATTATATCCTTCCATAATATTCTCTTCTCGAAAAACTTCGGGGGAAAAATGTCATGCAGAACATAAGTACAGGTAAGGTTTTCCAGTGATCCGTGCTCGGTCGAACAGAAAGAGGGGGGTGGGGGaaggaggataaaaattaccaaaattCTGGCCCACCTACAATGTAGATCCAGAAAGATTTCTGATTCGCTTCACACACTAAAAGGCTACGTATTCTCTAAGCAATCATTATATAAATTGGTAGCTATCGGTGTTATAATtaagaaaaaccacaaaatattCTAAACATGTTCTTTGtacgatattttttttcaaaaatgtatcTTTACAGTTGTCAGAAAAGAATCAAAGGAATAAATTAATTCCGTATTTGTTGCGTACGTATATGtggaaaatttggattttatttGATTCCTGAAGAACATAAGGTTcataaaaaatttccttctatATAACCTTTACTGATCAACTTTTGATCTATTCTGTGGGATCAATGAGGTGCATCCATTGCTTTCATCAATTGACTTGATCAATATTGACTATAGTGATCAAATTTGAGGGATCCTTTTGCGAGAATAAGTCGAGTCCAGACAAACTCCTCCTCTATCTATTCGTTAGGATTTgattttaatgtttattttcattgtttagtTGCACAGTGAGATCTTAgactgttcttcttcttcttcctttttttcttaccattttccttccatttcgGATGTATGGATGTTTGTAGGTGGTagatcaaaaaaatcattagcATTTTAATCTATGGGTAGGAATTGGATGCGCCAAGCACCGTTGGCTTTATCCTCTCATTGTCCTTAGTAATATGGACATTATTAATgttctttcattcttcttttttcctcttttcatctTAGTCCTGCTTTGAACTCAttgcaactctttttttctttgttgtagcGAAACGAGTTCATTCTCTTCACTATGCTGAATCAAGTTTGGTTCACCTTCGCGAATCTTCCGACGTTCCTGTACTTTTTCtaatataaattatttcttgacTTTAACTTTATCAACGTAGAGATAAATTTATTCATACGGAatatttttcctagaaaaattgTCGGATTTACTACAAAATTTGatcatctatttttcttcgacaAAACTTTTCGTTTCTACAGCCATTAATACTTTACTAGGATTTGATgctttacgaaaaaaaagacgaagaaattctctttcttcttttctaatgTCAGATATGAATACTtctaacgagtttttttttttctttaagtcATTTATTTCGACAACAATTAAAAAGATATTAAATaaggcgatttttttttcagaatttcatcATAGGACCATAGAATGCTCTTATTGGTTTCAATCAGCAATTTGTTGTTTAATTTGGTGGAGCGAAATATTCTCGGCTCTCATTGGAATTACTTGGAGGTTTTCCATCCGGACTCTTCTTCTTGTCACTGAAAATTCTTAT
Coding sequences within it:
- a CDS encoding hypothetical protein (NECATOR_CHRIV.G16942.T1), whose protein sequence is MQREDTSLWGMYGCTLFDFGNLFMCVERAVAVLAVSKYEKFMSKSITIGIVIVTVSISIGAGAILNAVTSVNDMFSTFLFNLVYSLLCLSITTAIRLYRRNSGRVTQIASLRKKFQDKENGRTLPVYTFVSLNELFSTAATFLTVAFYEKVIGITSGNLPYLLIILRMYMAYRILFINIVILYNRFSYGQQLKKSPINDYSNRNYFGDLNKSWNAAVDIHSV